The genomic stretch CTGCCAAGGTGTAATACCAATCCACATTACTACCAGCTCAATTTGAAGAGCAAAATGCTGTAACCGATAAAACCCACTACAGAATATCATCGCGACATAAAGTCGCGCCTACCCTTTGCTTTATACCAATCCGCATTAATACTTGCTCAATTTGAGGGAGCAAATTCGACGCTAACTGCGTTAAAAATTTCTCATTTAGAACAACTAAATAGCAAAATTTTCGCCTTGCTATCGCCAGAATTATCTCGCCTCAAATAGACCACTTAATTAAGCGAATTGGTATTAGATAGCTTCTGTTTCGTGTTTCTATAACTTTATACCGAGCCCTTCCCCAATGGTAGGAAGCGGTTTATCCGGCGAGACCTCAATGGCATAAGCTATTCAGAGCCAGGTGCCGAGGCCGCAAAAACAAAAAACCCAGCGCTAGGCTGGGTTTTTAACAAGCTTGGAAAAACTTACTTTTTCTTTTTAACCGCTTTTTTGTTTGGTATGTCAGTAATAGACCCTTCAAAGATTTCCGCAGCCAAACCGATAGATTCATTCAATGTAGGGTGAGCATGAATGGTTAGCGCGATGTCTTCGGCATCCGCCCCCATCTCAACACCTAGGCCAATCTCACCTAGCATTTCACCGGCATTGATACCTACCATAGCACCACCAATTAGGCGATCGGTGTCTTTATCAAAGATCAGCTTAGTTTGACCTTCAGTACGTGAGGAAGCGATAGCACGGCCAGAAGCTGACCACGGGAATACCGCAGTTTCAATGTTTAGACCTTGCTCTTTTGCTTCTTTCTCTGTAACACCTACCCATGCGATTTCTGGGTCTGTGTAAGCAATTGAAGGAATGCATTTCGGATCGAAGTAATGTTTCTTACCAGAGATAACTTCAGCTGCAACGTGACCTTCATGAACCGCTTTGTGGGCAAGCATTGGCTGGCCTACGATGTCACCAATGGCGAAGATGTTATCAACGTTGGTCTTCATTTGTTTGTCAGTATTAATAAAGCCACGCTCATCAACGTTTACGCCCGCTTTATCCGCATCGATTAGTTTACCGTTTGGCGTACGACCAACCGCAACCAATACTTTGTCATAACGTACTTGCTCTTCTGGCGCTTGCTTGCCTTCGAAGGTAACATAGATGCCGTCGTCTTTTGCTTCTACCGCCACAACTTTGGTTGATAGCATAACGTTGAACTTGTTTTTCACGTATTTCTGGTAGATTTTGATAACGTCTTTGTCCGCTGCAGGAACCAATTGATCGGCGAATTCTACTACGTCAATTTCTGAACCTAGCGCACGGTAAACTGTACCCATTTCAA from Pseudoalteromonas sp. UG3-2 encodes the following:
- the lpdA gene encoding dihydrolipoyl dehydrogenase, giving the protein MSNEIKSQVVVLGGGPGGYSAAFRAADLGLDVTLIDSRDTLGGVCLNVGCIPSKALLHVAKVIDDAAEMSSHGVSFGAPEIDLDKIREWKESVIGQLTGGLSGMAKMRKVNVVTGYGKFSGSNTIAVETKDGEKTVTFENAIIAAGSQPVNLPFIPEDERIIDSTGALELKDVPEKLLVLGGGIIGLEMGTVYRALGSEIDVVEFADQLVPAADKDVIKIYQKYVKNKFNVMLSTKVVAVEAKDDGIYVTFEGKQAPEEQVRYDKVLVAVGRTPNGKLIDADKAGVNVDERGFINTDKQMKTNVDNIFAIGDIVGQPMLAHKAVHEGHVAAEVISGKKHYFDPKCIPSIAYTDPEIAWVGVTEKEAKEQGLNIETAVFPWSASGRAIASSRTEGQTKLIFDKDTDRLIGGAMVGINAGEMLGEIGLGVEMGADAEDIALTIHAHPTLNESIGLAAEIFEGSITDIPNKKAVKKKK